A stretch of the Comamonas testosteroni TK102 genome encodes the following:
- the trbL gene encoding P-type conjugative transfer protein TrbL encodes MNDVTIIDRFLSIFAAYIDSGFGLLQGEVAFLTATLIVIDMTIAGLYWAMSHATGQGEDVIAKLLRKVLYVGAFAYIIGNFNWLAGIVFRSFAGLGITATGSAITMENFLQPGRLAKTGIDAGAPILEQVGEMAGFPEVFVNLDAITVMFLAWLIVVLSFFVLAIQLFITLIEFKLTTLAGFVLVPFALWNKTSFLAEKVLGNVVSSGVKVLVLAVIVGIGSGVFAEFQVHPAEPSIDHALVIMLASLTLLALGIFGPGIATGLVSGAPQLGAGAMAGAAVGAAGTAVAVGAAATGVGGAVMAGARMAPAAAKLAGSGARAAASTASSARSAFQAGSAAAGGGAKGAMAGLGNVAKTGAQSAGRGIASRASAAGQRMAAPFRSGWNGQAADGDSAAGASGQAAAGEATSGAANTQPAWAKRLHRRQQLTHAATTTAHALRGGDGGGSGQGPSLRDSDS; translated from the coding sequence ATGAATGACGTGACCATCATCGACCGCTTCCTCAGTATCTTCGCCGCCTACATCGACTCGGGTTTCGGGCTGTTGCAGGGCGAAGTGGCCTTCCTCACCGCAACGCTGATCGTCATCGACATGACGATCGCCGGACTGTATTGGGCGATGAGCCACGCCACCGGCCAGGGCGAGGACGTCATCGCCAAGCTGCTGCGCAAGGTGCTCTACGTCGGTGCCTTCGCCTACATCATCGGCAACTTCAACTGGCTGGCCGGCATCGTGTTCCGCTCCTTCGCCGGGCTGGGCATCACCGCCACCGGCTCGGCCATCACGATGGAGAACTTCTTGCAGCCGGGCCGGCTGGCGAAAACCGGCATCGACGCAGGAGCGCCGATTCTGGAGCAAGTCGGCGAGATGGCCGGCTTCCCCGAGGTGTTCGTCAATCTTGACGCCATCACGGTGATGTTCCTCGCCTGGCTGATTGTGGTCTTGAGCTTCTTCGTGCTGGCGATCCAGCTATTCATCACGTTGATCGAGTTCAAGCTGACCACGCTCGCAGGCTTCGTGCTGGTGCCTTTCGCGCTCTGGAATAAGACGAGCTTCTTGGCGGAAAAGGTGCTTGGCAACGTGGTGTCGTCTGGCGTCAAGGTCTTGGTGCTGGCTGTCATCGTCGGCATCGGTTCGGGCGTGTTCGCGGAGTTCCAAGTCCATCCCGCCGAGCCTTCCATCGACCATGCGCTGGTCATCATGCTGGCCTCGCTCACCTTGCTGGCGCTCGGGATCTTCGGCCCCGGTATCGCCACGGGCCTGGTGTCCGGTGCGCCGCAACTCGGCGCGGGCGCGATGGCCGGGGCCGCTGTCGGCGCCGCCGGCACGGCCGTTGCCGTCGGCGCTGCCGCGACGGGCGTAGGCGGCGCCGTCATGGCCGGGGCGCGCATGGCGCCTGCCGCCGCCAAGCTCGCTGGCAGCGGCGCGCGTGCTGCCGCCTCGACGGCCAGCAGCGCACGCTCGGCGTTTCAGGCCGGTTCCGCCGCCGCAGGCGGTGGCGCGAAGGGCGCGATGGCCGGCTTGGGCAACGTCGCCAAGACCGGCGCGCAGTCCGCCGGGCGCGGCATCGCATCCCGTGCTTCCGCTGCTGGGCAACGCATGGCAGCTCCCTTCCGCTCTGGTTGGAACGGCCAGGCGGCTGACGGCGACTCGGCAGCCGGAGCATCCGGCCAGGCCGCCGCAGGCGAGGCCACGTCCGGCGCAGCCAATACACAGCCCGCTTGGGCCAAGCGGCTGCATCGCCGCCAGCAACTCACCCATGCCGCGACCACCACCGCCCATGCGCTGCGCGGCGGCGACGGCGGCGGCTCCGGCCAGGGGCCGAGCCTGCGCGATTCCGATTCATAA
- the trbE gene encoding conjugal transfer protein TrbE: MLNLAEYRQRPALLADWLPWAGLVAPGVVLNKDGSFQRTARFRGPDLDSATQGELIATSARLNNALRRMGSGWALFIEAERHAAADYPRSEFPEPLSWLVEEERRAAFEESGHHFESGYHLTLVYLPPEESRARAAKMLYENTPTNGVDWRERLQAFVAETDRVFDLLDGVMPEIDWLDDAQTLTYLHATISTRRYRVGVPEVPFHIDALLTDSALIGGLAPMLGDQHLRLVSVRGFPTSTWPGILDDLNRLGFAYRWSTRFLCLDKAEAEKELSRLRRQWFAKRKNVIALLRETIFQQESPLVDTDANNKAADADAALQELGSDQVAFGYLTATVTVMDEDAAVADEKLRMVERVIQGRGFVTIPETLNAVDAWLSSLPGNAYANVRQPIVSTLNLAHMMPVSAVWAGPEKNEHLDGPPLIVTRTDGATPFRLVTHIGDVGHTLVAGPTGMGKSVLLATLAMQFRRYRGSRIFAFDMGRSMRAAILGLGGEHYDLGTDGEIAFQPLARIDREGYRTWAAEWIEGRLLHEGVAIGPDEKAAIWSALGSLAGAPVEQRTMTGLSVLLQSNTLRQALSPYVLGGAHGKLLDADHDRLGMADVQCFEMEELMHSKAAVMAVLHYLFARFDERFDGAPTLLILDEAWLFLDDPVFAARIRQWLKTLRKKNVSVIFATQSLADIKDSSIAPAIIESCASRIFLPNPQATEPQIRTIYEGFGLNRRQIEIVATAQPKRDYYYQSRLGNRLFELDLGPAALAFAGASTPQDQRDIDRVLLDAGVPGFAGAWLRHRGLDWAADLLPSFPGLAPGSLADQPLENLP, translated from the coding sequence ATGCTGAATCTCGCCGAATACCGCCAGCGCCCGGCCTTGCTGGCCGACTGGCTGCCCTGGGCCGGACTGGTCGCGCCGGGCGTCGTCTTGAACAAGGACGGCAGTTTCCAGCGCACGGCCCGGTTTCGCGGGCCTGACCTCGACAGCGCGACGCAAGGCGAACTGATCGCCACGTCGGCGCGACTGAACAACGCGCTGCGCCGCATGGGATCGGGCTGGGCGCTATTCATCGAAGCCGAGCGCCATGCGGCCGCCGACTATCCGCGCTCGGAGTTTCCCGAGCCGCTTTCGTGGCTGGTGGAGGAAGAACGCCGGGCCGCGTTTGAGGAATCCGGCCATCACTTCGAGAGCGGCTATCACCTGACGCTGGTGTACCTGCCGCCGGAGGAATCCCGTGCTCGTGCAGCCAAGATGCTCTACGAGAACACGCCGACAAATGGCGTGGACTGGCGCGAGCGGCTGCAAGCCTTCGTCGCGGAAACGGATCGCGTCTTTGACCTGCTCGACGGCGTGATGCCGGAAATTGACTGGCTCGATGACGCGCAGACGCTGACCTACCTGCACGCGACCATCTCGACGCGGCGCTACCGCGTCGGCGTGCCCGAAGTGCCGTTCCACATCGACGCGCTGCTCACCGATTCCGCACTGATCGGCGGCCTGGCGCCCATGCTAGGCGATCAGCACCTGCGGCTGGTGTCGGTGCGGGGCTTCCCGACCTCGACCTGGCCGGGGATTCTGGACGACCTCAACCGCCTCGGTTTTGCGTACCGCTGGAGCACGCGCTTTCTCTGCCTCGACAAAGCCGAGGCGGAAAAAGAACTTTCCCGCCTGCGCCGCCAGTGGTTCGCCAAGCGCAAGAACGTCATCGCGCTGCTGCGCGAAACGATCTTCCAGCAGGAAAGCCCGCTGGTCGATACCGACGCCAACAACAAGGCCGCCGATGCCGACGCCGCCTTGCAGGAGTTGGGCAGCGATCAAGTCGCCTTCGGCTATCTGACGGCGACCGTCACCGTCATGGACGAGGACGCCGCCGTCGCAGACGAGAAGCTGCGCATGGTGGAGCGCGTCATCCAGGGTCGGGGCTTCGTCACCATCCCTGAAACGCTCAATGCCGTGGATGCCTGGCTGTCCTCGCTCCCCGGCAATGCTTACGCCAACGTGCGCCAGCCCATCGTCTCGACGCTGAATCTGGCGCACATGATGCCGGTGTCGGCGGTATGGGCCGGGCCGGAGAAGAACGAACACCTCGACGGCCCCCCGCTGATCGTGACACGCACCGACGGCGCCACGCCGTTCCGGCTGGTGACGCACATCGGCGACGTGGGTCATACGCTGGTCGCGGGGCCGACCGGCATGGGCAAGTCGGTCTTGCTCGCCACGCTGGCGATGCAATTTCGCCGCTATCGCGGCTCGCGCATCTTCGCCTTCGACATGGGCCGCTCCATGCGGGCCGCCATCCTCGGCCTGGGCGGCGAACACTACGACCTGGGCACGGATGGCGAAATCGCCTTCCAGCCACTCGCGCGCATCGACCGTGAGGGCTACCGCACCTGGGCCGCCGAATGGATCGAAGGCCGCTTGCTGCACGAAGGCGTGGCGATCGGCCCCGACGAGAAGGCGGCTATCTGGTCGGCGCTGGGAAGTCTCGCCGGTGCGCCGGTGGAGCAGCGCACGATGACGGGACTTTCCGTGCTGCTGCAATCGAACACGCTGCGACAAGCGCTGTCGCCCTATGTGCTGGGTGGCGCCCACGGCAAGCTGCTGGACGCCGACCACGACCGGCTGGGCATGGCCGACGTGCAGTGCTTCGAGATGGAGGAGCTGATGCACAGCAAGGCCGCCGTCATGGCCGTGCTGCATTACCTCTTTGCGCGTTTCGATGAACGCTTCGACGGGGCGCCCACGCTGCTGATCCTTGATGAAGCGTGGCTGTTCCTCGATGACCCGGTGTTTGCCGCGCGTATCCGCCAGTGGCTCAAGACACTGCGCAAGAAGAACGTCAGCGTCATCTTCGCCACGCAGAGCCTCGCCGACATCAAGGATTCGAGCATCGCGCCCGCGATCATCGAGAGCTGCGCGAGTCGGATTTTCTTGCCCAACCCGCAGGCCACCGAGCCGCAGATTCGCACGATCTACGAGGGCTTCGGCCTCAACAGGCGGCAGATCGAGATCGTCGCCACCGCGCAGCCCAAGCGCGACTACTACTACCAATCCCGCCTCGGCAACCGCCTGTTCGAACTCGACCTGGGGCCGGCGGCTCTGGCGTTTGCGGGCGCTTCCACGCCGCAAGACCAGCGCGACATAGACCGCGTGCTGCTGGACGCCGGCGTGCCCGGCTTCGCGGGCGCCTGGCTGCGCCATCGCGGCCTCGATTGGGCGGCCGACCTGCTGCCCTCGTTCCCCGGCCTCGCGCCGGGTTCCCTCGCTGACCAACCTCTGGAGAACCTGCCATGA
- the trbG gene encoding P-type conjugative transfer protein TrbG: protein MNLSFRIYVSVLMLAALAGCATQGKPPPVISLDEPVQAQPLPEPPAPVEVVAVPEVLPMPAQLKPAPEAEDAKPTPEPADEKVRVSRANAEARVAPTREGYVNAIQVWPFTDGALYQVYAAVGRVTVISLQPGEELVTVAAGDTVRWIVGDTSSGSGAELRVNVLVKPIRSSLKTNLVITTSRRTYLLELTSTEKTWMASASWEYPRDRMLALQRQAQAASAAAPVDTGLSLEKLRFRYAISGSNPPWKPLRAFDDGEKVYIQFPPGIAQGELPPLFVIGAQGDGQLVNYRFRSPYYIVDRLFGAAELRLGSDKGDVVRIERTDGVARRN from the coding sequence ATGAACCTGTCTTTCCGTATTTACGTTTCCGTGCTGATGCTTGCGGCCCTGGCGGGCTGCGCCACGCAGGGCAAACCGCCGCCGGTGATTTCGCTCGATGAGCCGGTGCAGGCTCAGCCGCTGCCCGAGCCGCCCGCGCCGGTGGAGGTGGTGGCCGTACCCGAGGTGTTGCCGATGCCGGCGCAGTTGAAGCCAGCGCCCGAAGCAGAAGACGCCAAACCCACGCCGGAACCGGCCGACGAGAAGGTGCGCGTCTCGCGCGCCAATGCCGAGGCCCGCGTCGCACCCACGCGCGAGGGCTACGTCAACGCGATTCAAGTCTGGCCCTTCACCGATGGCGCGCTGTATCAGGTCTATGCCGCCGTGGGTCGCGTGACCGTGATTTCGCTCCAGCCGGGCGAAGAACTGGTGACGGTAGCCGCCGGCGATACCGTGCGCTGGATCGTGGGTGACACGTCCAGCGGCAGCGGCGCCGAGTTGCGCGTGAACGTGCTGGTCAAGCCGATTCGCTCGAGCCTCAAGACCAACCTCGTCATCACTACCAGCCGCCGCACCTATTTGCTTGAGCTGACCTCGACGGAAAAGACGTGGATGGCGTCGGCGTCATGGGAGTACCCGCGCGACCGGATGCTGGCATTGCAGCGCCAGGCGCAGGCGGCCAGTGCCGCCGCCCCGGTCGATACCGGACTGTCGCTGGAGAAGCTGCGGTTCCGCTACGCGATCAGCGGCAGCAATCCGCCGTGGAAGCCGCTGCGCGCCTTCGATGACGGCGAGAAGGTCTATATCCAGTTTCCGCCGGGCATCGCGCAAGGCGAGCTGCCACCGCTGTTCGTCATCGGCGCGCAGGGCGATGGACAACTGGTGAACTACCGCTTCCGCTCGCCGTACTACATCGTGGATCGGCTGTTCGGCGCGGCCGAACTGCGCCTGGGCAGTGACAAGGGCGACGTGGTGCGAATCGAGCGCACGGACGGCGTTGCGCGGAGGAACTGA
- a CDS encoding ribbon-helix-helix protein, CopG family → MSQYRLNLFIQPEHAKRLDELAAKKGVSKSSIVAAALASWLSPDAADQREAAIAKRLDRLSRQTERLERDQNIQIETLALFIRYYLTVSTPVPEAHQEAARAQGKARFEQFVEQLGRHLLRGRSLVRDVVEELHPDPMRMEDAAAAAQAQERAS, encoded by the coding sequence ATGAGCCAATATCGCCTGAATCTCTTTATCCAGCCGGAGCACGCCAAGCGCCTGGACGAGCTGGCCGCCAAGAAAGGCGTGTCCAAGTCGTCCATCGTCGCGGCGGCGCTCGCATCGTGGCTGTCGCCCGATGCCGCCGACCAGCGCGAAGCGGCTATCGCCAAGCGGCTGGATCGCCTGTCGCGCCAAACCGAACGCCTGGAGCGCGACCAGAACATCCAGATCGAGACGCTGGCGCTGTTCATTCGCTACTACCTCACGGTCAGCACGCCAGTCCCCGAGGCACACCAAGAGGCCGCCCGCGCCCAAGGCAAAGCGCGCTTCGAGCAGTTCGTTGAACAGTTGGGCCGGCACCTGCTGCGCGGGCGCAGCCTGGTGCGCGACGTGGTGGAAGAACTGCATCCCGACCCGATGCGGATGGAAGACGCGGCGGCAGCCGCGCAAGCGCAGGAGCGTGCGTCATGA
- the trbF gene encoding conjugal transfer protein TrbF yields MRFKKPQVRYADTPQPATPYQAAGQVWDERIGSPRVQAKNWRLMAFGCLTLALLMAGGLVWRSAQSIVTPYVVEVDSAGQVRAVGEAATPYRPNDAQTAHHIARFVTLVRSLSIDPIVVRQNWLDAYDYTTDKGAAVLNDYARVNDPFARIGRESVTVQIASVVRASDTSFNVRWTERRYVNGAAAGLERWTAVVSIVLQPPRTEERLRKNPLGIYVNGLSWSRELDSSEGAKP; encoded by the coding sequence ATGCGATTCAAGAAACCGCAGGTGCGCTATGCCGACACGCCGCAGCCTGCCACGCCGTACCAAGCTGCCGGCCAGGTATGGGACGAGCGTATCGGCTCGCCGCGCGTGCAGGCGAAGAACTGGCGGCTGATGGCCTTCGGTTGCCTGACACTCGCGCTGCTGATGGCTGGCGGCCTGGTGTGGCGCTCGGCGCAGTCCATCGTGACGCCCTACGTGGTGGAGGTGGACAGCGCGGGCCAGGTGCGCGCCGTCGGCGAAGCCGCCACGCCTTACCGGCCCAACGATGCGCAGACCGCGCACCACATTGCGCGCTTCGTGACGCTGGTGCGCTCGCTGTCCATCGACCCCATCGTCGTCCGCCAAAACTGGCTGGACGCCTACGACTATACGACCGACAAGGGCGCAGCCGTGCTCAACGACTACGCGCGGGTCAACGACCCATTCGCACGCATCGGCAGGGAGTCGGTGACAGTGCAGATCGCCAGCGTCGTGCGCGCCAGCGACACGTCTTTCAACGTGCGCTGGACGGAACGCCGCTACGTCAACGGCGCCGCGGCTGGCCTAGAGCGGTGGACGGCCGTGGTGTCCATCGTGCTCCAGCCGCCGCGCACCGAAGAACGCCTGCGCAAGAACCCCCTGGGCATCTACGTCAACGGCTTGTCGTGGAGCCGAGAACTGGATTCTTCCGAAGGAGCCAAGCCATGA
- a CDS encoding TrbC/VirB2 family protein, whose product MTQMTIPAFRFSANPALRLARLRCLARPAGQGLLLAALLLFLAGTAQAAGSSMPWEGPLQSILESIQGPVARIVAVIIIIATGLALAFGDTSGGFRKLIQIVFGLSIAFAASSFFLSFFSFSGGAVV is encoded by the coding sequence ATGACGCAGATGACCATTCCTGCTTTCCGTTTTTCTGCAAATCCGGCTTTGCGTCTTGCGCGGCTGCGCTGCCTGGCCCGTCCTGCGGGACAAGGGCTGCTGCTGGCCGCGCTGCTGTTGTTCCTGGCCGGAACCGCGCAGGCCGCCGGTTCCTCGATGCCGTGGGAAGGCCCGCTGCAATCCATCCTCGAATCCATCCAGGGGCCGGTGGCGCGCATCGTGGCCGTCATCATCATCATCGCCACGGGCCTCGCGCTCGCCTTCGGCGATACGTCGGGCGGATTCCGCAAGCTGATCCAGATCGTCTTCGGCCTGTCCATCGCGTTCGCCGCTTCGAGCTTCTTCCTGTCGTTCTTCAGCTTCTCCGGCGGGGCCGTCGTATGA
- a CDS encoding conjugal transfer protein TraG, whose protein sequence is MQGTNVLFGQIAVVFGIVIAGVWGATQWTAAALGYQLRLGSPWFDFFGTPVYHPWRLFEWWFFFDAYAPRVFDTGGAIAGGSGLVAVLVAIGMSIWRSRQSRLVTTYGSARWANADDIRKAGLTQPAGVFLGQHDRQYLRHEGPEHVLTFAPTRSGKGVGLVVPTLLSWPASAVIHDIKGENWQITAGWRSRFSHCLLFNPTDAKSAAYNPLLEVRRGAHEVRDVQNIADILVDPEGALEKRNHWEKTSHALLVGAILHVLYAGEDKTLRGVANFLSDPASPFELTLHRMMTTPHLGDGPHPVVASAAREVLNKSDNERSGVLSTAMSFLGLYRDPTVAEVTSRCDWRIADLIAAEHPVSLYLVVPPSDISRTKPLIRLILNQIGRRLTESLDGSDGIARRHKLLLMLDEFPALGRLDFFETALAFMAGYGIRSFLIAQSLNQIDKAYGQNHSILDNCHVRVTFATNDERTAKRISETLGTATELRAQRNYAGHRLAPWLDHLMVSRQETARPLLTPGEVMQLPPDEAVVMVSSVAPIKAKKLRYYADANFKRRVLPPPALADGQYADAPPLRPDDWSGLAIPAVPTAPAAASADGLGSADDGGPRRQPELSETVAYDPELAAPAADLGLLDDDDDLPLPLPRQFDPAMQRTARLASLDPNDGIEL, encoded by the coding sequence ATGCAAGGGACGAACGTGCTGTTCGGTCAGATCGCCGTGGTATTCGGCATCGTGATCGCCGGCGTGTGGGGCGCCACACAATGGACAGCAGCGGCCCTTGGCTACCAACTACGCCTTGGCTCGCCCTGGTTTGATTTCTTCGGCACGCCGGTCTATCACCCGTGGCGGCTGTTCGAGTGGTGGTTCTTCTTCGACGCCTACGCGCCGCGCGTGTTCGACACCGGCGGCGCCATCGCGGGCGGCAGCGGTCTTGTTGCCGTGCTGGTGGCGATTGGCATGTCGATCTGGCGCTCGCGGCAATCGCGCCTGGTCACGACCTACGGCTCGGCCCGCTGGGCGAACGCGGATGACATTCGCAAGGCCGGCCTCACACAGCCGGCCGGCGTGTTCCTCGGCCAGCACGATCGCCAGTACCTGCGTCACGAAGGCCCGGAACACGTCCTGACCTTCGCGCCCACGCGCTCGGGCAAAGGTGTCGGCCTGGTGGTGCCGACGCTGCTGTCCTGGCCGGCCTCGGCCGTCATCCATGACATCAAGGGCGAGAACTGGCAGATCACCGCCGGCTGGCGCAGCCGATTCAGCCATTGCCTTCTGTTCAACCCGACCGATGCGAAGTCGGCGGCATACAACCCGCTGCTGGAGGTGCGGCGTGGCGCGCATGAAGTGCGCGACGTGCAGAACATCGCGGACATTCTGGTCGATCCCGAAGGCGCGTTGGAGAAGCGAAACCATTGGGAAAAGACCTCGCACGCGCTGCTGGTCGGGGCCATCCTGCATGTGCTCTACGCCGGCGAGGACAAGACGCTGCGCGGCGTCGCCAACTTTCTCTCCGATCCGGCCAGCCCGTTCGAGCTGACCTTGCACCGGATGATGACCACGCCGCACCTCGGCGACGGGCCGCATCCGGTCGTCGCATCGGCGGCGCGTGAAGTCCTCAACAAGAGCGACAACGAACGCTCGGGCGTGCTGTCCACGGCCATGTCGTTCCTCGGCCTTTACCGCGATCCCACGGTGGCCGAAGTCACCTCGCGCTGCGACTGGCGCATCGCCGACCTGATCGCTGCGGAACATCCGGTGTCGCTGTATCTGGTGGTGCCGCCTTCGGACATTTCGCGGACGAAGCCCCTCATTCGCCTGATCCTCAACCAGATCGGGCGGCGGCTCACCGAATCGCTCGACGGTTCCGATGGCATCGCGCGCCGCCACAAGCTGCTGTTGATGCTCGACGAGTTCCCGGCGCTGGGGCGCCTGGACTTCTTCGAGACGGCGCTGGCCTTCATGGCGGGCTACGGCATCCGCAGCTTCCTCATCGCGCAGTCGCTCAACCAGATCGACAAGGCGTATGGGCAAAACCACTCCATCCTCGACAACTGCCATGTGCGCGTGACGTTCGCCACGAACGACGAGCGCACCGCCAAGCGGATTTCCGAGACGCTGGGCACGGCCACCGAGCTGCGCGCGCAGCGCAACTATGCCGGCCACCGGCTCGCGCCGTGGCTAGACCACCTGATGGTGTCGCGCCAGGAAACCGCGCGCCCGCTGCTGACGCCGGGCGAAGTCATGCAGCTTCCACCTGACGAGGCCGTGGTGATGGTGTCCAGCGTGGCACCGATCAAGGCCAAGAAGCTGCGCTACTACGCGGACGCCAATTTCAAGCGTCGCGTGCTGCCACCGCCCGCGCTGGCGGATGGGCAGTACGCCGACGCGCCGCCATTGCGGCCCGACGACTGGAGCGGGTTGGCGATTCCCGCCGTGCCCACCGCACCCGCCGCGGCATCCGCTGATGGCCTGGGTTCCGCCGATGACGGTGGCCCACGCCGTCAGCCCGAACTCTCCGAAACCGTCGCCTACGACCCCGAGCTTGCCGCGCCTGCGGCCGACCTTGGGCTGCTCGATGACGACGACGACCTGCCGCTTCCCCTTCCTCGCCAGTTCGATCCAGCCATGCAGCGCACGGCCCGGCTGGCTTCCCTCGACCCCAACGACGGAATCGAGCTATGA
- the trbB gene encoding P-type conjugative transfer ATPase TrbB, whose protein sequence is MSAVPQSMSATSLDRRFQMLRTAMGPLIAAALEDPDVVEVMLNPDRTLWVDRLSSGRAPMGVELSEADGERIIRLVAAHVGAEVHRGQPLLSAELPETGERFEGILPPAAPGPAFALRKRAIGVIPLERYVIDGMMTSAQAGFLVRAVRERQNVLIAGATSSGKTTLANALLAEIAATGDRVLVLEDTVELQCAARDHVPLRTRAGVVSMTELVRSSMRLRPDRVVVGEVRGAEALDLIKVWGTGHPGGIATIHAGSALGALLRLEQLILEVAVNPPRALIAEAVNVVIHIAGRGRKRRIESIARVVGFDAVGYQLADALETPFPELQPLPDAAPAAATSPPPDSLGELP, encoded by the coding sequence ATGAGCGCCGTTCCGCAGTCCATGAGCGCCACGTCGCTCGACCGCCGCTTCCAGATGCTGCGCACGGCGATGGGGCCGCTGATCGCCGCGGCACTCGAAGACCCGGACGTGGTGGAGGTGATGCTGAATCCCGATCGCACCCTCTGGGTGGATCGGCTTTCCAGTGGTCGGGCGCCGATGGGCGTGGAACTGTCCGAAGCGGACGGTGAGCGAATCATCCGCCTCGTGGCAGCCCATGTCGGAGCGGAGGTGCATCGCGGCCAACCGCTGCTGTCGGCCGAGTTGCCGGAAACGGGAGAACGCTTCGAGGGCATCTTGCCGCCTGCCGCGCCGGGGCCAGCCTTCGCGCTGCGCAAGCGCGCCATCGGCGTCATTCCGCTGGAGCGGTACGTCATCGACGGGATGATGACCAGCGCGCAAGCGGGCTTTCTCGTTCGCGCCGTGCGCGAGCGGCAGAACGTCTTGATCGCCGGCGCTACCAGCAGCGGCAAGACGACCCTGGCCAATGCGCTGCTGGCCGAGATTGCCGCCACGGGCGACCGCGTGCTGGTGCTCGAAGACACGGTGGAGCTGCAATGCGCGGCCCGTGACCACGTTCCCCTGCGCACGCGCGCAGGCGTGGTGTCGATGACCGAGCTGGTTCGCTCGTCCATGCGCCTGCGGCCTGATCGCGTCGTCGTTGGCGAAGTGCGCGGCGCCGAGGCGCTGGATCTCATCAAGGTATGGGGCACGGGCCACCCCGGCGGCATCGCCACGATCCATGCCGGCTCCGCGCTCGGCGCGCTGCTGCGCCTGGAGCAACTGATTCTCGAAGTGGCGGTGAATCCGCCCCGTGCGCTGATCGCCGAGGCGGTCAACGTGGTGATCCACATCGCCGGACGCGGGCGCAAGCGCCGCATCGAGAGCATCGCCCGTGTCGTCGGCTTCGACGCAGTGGGCTACCAACTGGCGGACGCGCTGGAAACGCCGTTTCCCGAGCTTCAGCCACTTCCCGATGCCGCACCCGCTGCGGCGACTTCCCCACCCCCTGACTCACTTGGAGAACTGCCATGA
- a CDS encoding VirB3 family type IV secretion system protein, with translation MSAPDTFAAGFEVPLHRSLTEPILLGGAPRTVAIANGTLAAAVGLGLQLWIPGVVLWIVGHSLAVWGARLDPQFMAVFARHIKHKPLLDV, from the coding sequence ATGAGTGCCCCGGACACCTTCGCCGCCGGCTTCGAGGTGCCGCTGCATCGCTCGCTGACCGAGCCGATTCTGCTGGGCGGTGCGCCGCGCACCGTGGCGATCGCCAACGGCACGCTGGCCGCCGCTGTCGGGCTGGGCCTGCAATTGTGGATACCGGGCGTGGTGCTCTGGATCGTCGGCCATTCGCTGGCGGTCTGGGGCGCGCGCCTTGATCCGCAGTTCATGGCCGTGTTCGCCCGCCACATCAAACACAAGCCGCTGCTGGATGTTTGA
- the trbJ gene encoding P-type conjugative transfer protein TrbJ, whose amino-acid sequence MNKRLIAAAIAAMLCTATAHAQWVVVDPTNLVQNTLTAIRTLQQINNQIQQLQNEAQMLMNQARNLASLPSSVVNQLRANLATTERLIAQARGLAYDVTNLDREFARLYPEQYAATVSGDQMYRDAQERWRNTLHGLQTTMQMQAQVSQNLGEDESVLADLVGKSQSAEGALQAMQAMNQLLALQAKQSIQSQRLQITQDRAASLELARQAAATERAREVRRRFLGEGTPYTPQRVDFYGN is encoded by the coding sequence ATGAATAAGCGCCTTATCGCCGCCGCCATCGCGGCCATGCTTTGCACCGCCACCGCCCATGCGCAATGGGTCGTGGTCGATCCCACGAACCTCGTGCAGAACACGCTGACCGCGATCCGCACGTTGCAACAGATCAACAACCAGATCCAGCAGCTTCAGAACGAAGCGCAGATGTTGATGAACCAGGCGCGCAACCTCGCCAGCCTGCCGTCCAGCGTGGTGAACCAGTTGCGCGCCAATTTGGCGACGACCGAGCGGCTAATCGCCCAGGCGCGCGGCCTGGCCTACGACGTGACGAATCTGGATCGGGAGTTCGCGCGCCTGTATCCCGAGCAGTACGCCGCCACCGTCAGCGGCGACCAGATGTACCGCGACGCGCAGGAGCGTTGGAGGAACACGCTCCACGGCTTGCAGACCACCATGCAGATGCAAGCGCAGGTATCGCAGAACCTGGGCGAAGACGAAAGCGTGCTGGCCGACCTCGTGGGCAAGAGCCAGTCGGCCGAAGGCGCGTTGCAGGCGATGCAGGCCATGAACCAGTTGCTGGCTTTGCAGGCCAAGCAGTCGATCCAGTCGCAGCGGCTCCAGATCACGCAAGACCGGGCCGCCTCGCTGGAGCTGGCGCGGCAGGCGGCGGCCACCGAACGCGCCCGCGAGGTGCGGCGGCGCTTCCTGGGTGAAGGCACGCCGTACACGCCGCAGCGCGTGGACTTCTACGGCAACTGA